A DNA window from Oceanotoga teriensis contains the following coding sequences:
- a CDS encoding nitrogenase component 1 has protein sequence MNEFSHLNKLSKVNSNRGVKFLTPAVHNGSHCPMHRASIIAENIKGLSTLLVGMPECTIHSRLFSPNPEGENNEFHWLYVLNSNEVVFGCRQGIIDSLKKMDKLGSKAILVILTCVPELIGEDMEGILEEINHEIDAKVSFIMLGQFKHISFPSGSWKTMEAMHKLMLKKEQKNNQVNLLGVSLDGHSSIPLLVSELKKIDANIRYLSPDSSLYDFQNSTDSVLNIVFSPYMKPLAIKMYEEFKIPYISLHDIYDIKSIDDAYNKISKYFNFDLNSFNSLRKESLKIEKEAKKKLKDLSFILSLRIDLPIPLGIYLTELGMIPLLFHIEEFYNHDKEDSNKLFSMGVDPFICKITNIDSDIEIIKKLNFDMCFGYIPYNQNIPNIGNMFDFYGQVGYERTLNLLNRILKVYDAIKGGFYNGIA, from the coding sequence TTGAATGAATTTTCTCATTTAAATAAATTATCTAAAGTTAATTCAAATAGAGGTGTTAAGTTTTTAACTCCTGCTGTTCATAATGGAAGTCATTGTCCTATGCATAGAGCATCTATAATTGCAGAAAATATTAAAGGTTTATCAACTTTATTGGTAGGAATGCCAGAATGTACAATACATTCAAGACTTTTTAGTCCTAATCCAGAAGGTGAAAATAATGAATTTCATTGGTTATATGTTTTAAACTCTAATGAAGTTGTCTTTGGATGCCGTCAAGGAATTATAGATTCTTTAAAAAAAATGGATAAATTAGGTTCTAAAGCTATACTAGTTATTTTAACTTGTGTTCCTGAACTTATAGGTGAAGATATGGAAGGTATTTTAGAAGAAATTAATCATGAAATAGATGCTAAAGTTTCTTTTATTATGCTTGGACAATTTAAACATATAAGTTTTCCTTCAGGTTCTTGGAAGACAATGGAAGCTATGCATAAATTGATGTTAAAAAAAGAACAAAAAAATAATCAGGTTAATCTTTTAGGAGTCTCTTTAGACGGTCACAGTTCTATTCCGTTATTAGTTTCAGAATTAAAAAAAATTGATGCTAATATTCGTTATTTATCACCAGATTCAAGTTTATATGATTTCCAAAATTCAACTGATAGTGTTTTAAATATAGTTTTTTCACCTTATATGAAACCTTTGGCCATAAAAATGTATGAAGAATTTAAAATTCCATATATTTCTCTTCATGATATATATGATATTAAGAGTATAGATGATGCCTATAATAAAATTTCAAAATATTTTAATTTTGATTTAAATTCTTTCAATTCTTTAAGAAAAGAATCTTTAAAAATTGAAAAAGAAGCGAAAAAGAAGTTAAAAGATTTAAGTTTTATATTATCTCTTAGAATAGATTTACCAATTCCTCTTGGAATTTATTTAACAGAACTTGGTATGATTCCATTACTTTTTCATATAGAAGAATTTTATAATCATGATAAAGAAGATTCAAATAAACTTTTTTCTATGGGTGTTGATCCTTTTATATGTAAGATTACTAATATTGATTCAGATATTGAAATAATAAAAAAATTAAATTTTGATATGTGTTTTGGATATATTCCATATAACCAAAATATTCCAAATATAGGTAACATGTTTGATTTTTATGGTCAAGTTGGTTACGAACGTACTCTAAATTTATTAAATAGAATTTTGAAAGTTTATGATGCTATTAAAGGTGGTTTTTATAATGGGATTGCATAG
- a CDS encoding nitrogenase component 1, whose translation MGLHRFKPVPSGRMGILWTLSTIKNSAIIEFGCMGHMHYSSVSLKRAGIYEGSKLYSTHIDETDISLGQVKRFEDTIDEVVKIENPKVIFLIPSAIPEMIGSDIFSMTEEIKYKYPEIIFIPFGFGGFNINKNKGVQETLFSLCKSIPVKLKKTERPTFNIIGSCADIFKFKEDSNEIIRIMKNAFDIDPLCVLSSNTSIDDIQKIGAAHLNIVIRREGVKSAKYLEKKFGTPFIFERPYGIKGTSSWLKKISNLCNFNLNLDYINLEEDLFKKQSFNVIPHFKHIIRDHTEESLLSLGGHVDVVRGILNFGCNEINLPKGFCWSNCPDFFDDDIPFLEEEIWLNFVNKHDKGILMTSGEILKWIDKNDELQISNPDTKWRLHDYSVPFIGYRGAINLVNIWINEIND comes from the coding sequence ATGGGATTGCATAGATTTAAACCTGTTCCTTCGGGAAGAATGGGAATTTTGTGGACTCTTTCTACTATTAAAAATTCTGCAATTATAGAATTTGGATGTATGGGCCATATGCATTATAGTAGTGTTAGTTTAAAAAGAGCTGGAATTTATGAAGGAAGTAAGCTTTATTCAACTCATATTGATGAAACTGATATTTCTCTTGGACAAGTTAAAAGATTTGAAGATACTATTGATGAAGTTGTAAAAATTGAAAATCCAAAAGTTATTTTTTTAATTCCTTCTGCTATTCCTGAAATGATTGGAAGTGATATTTTTTCAATGACTGAAGAAATTAAATATAAATATCCAGAGATTATATTTATTCCTTTTGGCTTTGGAGGTTTTAATATTAATAAAAATAAAGGGGTTCAGGAAACTCTTTTTTCTTTATGTAAATCAATTCCAGTAAAATTAAAAAAAACTGAAAGACCAACTTTTAATATAATAGGTTCATGTGCTGATATTTTTAAGTTTAAAGAAGATTCGAATGAAATTATACGTATTATGAAAAATGCTTTTGATATTGACCCTTTATGTGTCTTAAGTTCTAATACTTCTATAGATGATATTCAAAAAATAGGAGCTGCTCATTTAAATATTGTTATTCGTCGTGAAGGGGTTAAATCAGCTAAATATTTGGAAAAAAAATTTGGTACTCCTTTTATTTTTGAAAGACCTTATGGCATTAAAGGAACTTCTTCTTGGTTAAAAAAAATATCAAATTTATGTAATTTTAATTTAAATTTAGATTATATAAATTTAGAAGAGGATTTGTTTAAAAAACAATCTTTTAATGTTATTCCTCATTTCAAACATATTATAAGAGATCATACAGAAGAATCTTTATTATCTTTAGGCGGACATGTTGATGTTGTAAGAGGTATTTTAAATTTTGGTTGTAATGAAATAAATCTCCCAAAAGGATTTTGTTGGAGTAATTGTCCTGATTTTTTTGATGATGATATTCCATTTTTAGAAGAAGAAATTTGGTTAAATTTTGTGAATAAACATGATAAAGGAATTTTAATGACCAGTGGAGAAATTTTAAAATGGATTGATAAAAATGATGAACTTCAAATTTCTAACCCAGATACTAAATGGCGTTTACATGATTATTCTGTTCCTTTTATTGGTTATAGAGGAGCTATAAATCTTGTTAATATTTGGATAAATGAAATAAATGATTAA
- a CDS encoding GGDEF domain-containing protein: MNNDYKLENKIFDIILIISIVLSIFSMIGNILFKFPLNVNIKWIGFILISLITYIKKNDEERKIGKILYFSFLIFFMIPYGWFNSGGAANNTMGYAFLLLIAITYLVYGKTRIFFITSLIAMLTILHIISYYYPSLVAIYDSKSQFYDRLIQIPLTFIGTYLLVKKFSDAYRNEKEKLEKTNNKLKFYANKDTITGLYNRRFLDQKLKLIINNADCEKKEIYSIIYDIDNFKKINDNYGHDYGDLIIKEIGNITKNIFKEDSFNARWGGDEFYTIYFGEKEKLIKKLEMLKKEVQEKTNIKSIKITISIGYTRIKNVDTIESLLKRIDKALYTSKKAGKNQYTYL, translated from the coding sequence ATGAATAATGATTATAAACTTGAAAACAAAATATTTGATATTATACTTATAATATCTATAGTATTATCTATATTTTCTATGATAGGAAACATACTTTTTAAATTTCCTCTAAATGTAAACATAAAATGGATAGGGTTTATATTAATTTCTTTGATAACTTATATAAAGAAAAATGATGAAGAAAGAAAAATCGGTAAAATACTATACTTTTCATTTCTTATATTTTTTATGATACCATATGGATGGTTTAATTCTGGTGGAGCGGCTAATAACACTATGGGATATGCATTTTTATTATTAATTGCAATTACCTACTTAGTATATGGAAAAACAAGAATATTTTTTATAACATCACTAATAGCAATGCTCACAATTCTACATATAATAAGTTATTATTATCCTAGTTTAGTTGCTATATATGACTCAAAAAGTCAGTTTTATGATAGACTTATACAAATTCCTTTAACCTTCATAGGTACATATTTACTCGTAAAAAAATTTTCAGATGCATATAGAAATGAAAAAGAAAAACTTGAAAAAACCAATAATAAATTAAAATTTTATGCCAATAAAGATACAATAACAGGACTATACAATAGAAGATTTTTAGATCAAAAATTAAAATTAATAATAAATAATGCTGATTGTGAAAAAAAAGAAATTTATTCAATAATATATGATATAGATAATTTCAAAAAAATAAATGATAATTACGGTCATGATTATGGAGATTTAATAATAAAAGAAATTGGAAATATAACAAAAAATATTTTCAAAGAAGATTCTTTCAATGCAAGATGGGGAGGAGATGAATTTTATACAATATATTTTGGTGAAAAAGAAAAATTAATAAAAAAATTAGAAATGTTAAAAAAAGAAGTACAAGAAAAAACAAATATAAAAAGTATTAAAATTACAATAAGTATAGGATATACAAGAATAAAAAATGTTGATACCATAGAAAGCCTTTTAAAAAGAATAGATAAAGCTTTATATACATCAAAAAAAGCGGGTAAAAATCAATATACATATCTATGA
- a CDS encoding exonuclease SbcCD subunit D, translated as MKIIHTADWHLGKIIYSNYMTQEQEYILEQFINYVEKNKPDVIIISGDIYDRSIPPSEAVNLLNKVLSNIVIKNKIPTMIISGNHDSEERLEFLNGILSEMDLHIEGKIKKQIKKVIINKNSKDKTNFYLLPYIEMQKVKDLYEIDFQTKNEALKYIIKEMKIDTNEINILISHEYVAGGIESDSERILSIGGTEYIDPQILKDFDYVALGHLHGPQKIKYEKIRYSGSLMKYSFSETNQKKGMNLIEINQKNDIKIKQINFKPKRDMKIIKGLFNEIIKMENTDDYLHIIIEDQEPIYEAINKLRTKYPNVLSLEFPNLKTNNDIKTNKKNIKNISPNELFYYFYEEIKGKKINENQKTYTNKLFEEILKERSEE; from the coding sequence ATGAAGATAATACATACAGCAGATTGGCATCTTGGTAAAATAATATATTCAAATTATATGACTCAAGAACAAGAATATATATTAGAACAATTCATAAATTATGTAGAAAAAAACAAACCTGATGTAATAATAATATCTGGTGACATTTATGATAGATCAATACCTCCTTCAGAAGCTGTAAACTTATTAAACAAAGTTTTATCAAACATAGTTATAAAAAATAAAATACCGACTATGATAATATCTGGAAATCATGATAGCGAAGAAAGATTAGAATTTCTCAATGGAATACTTTCAGAAATGGACTTACATATAGAAGGAAAAATAAAAAAACAAATAAAAAAAGTTATAATAAATAAAAATTCTAAAGATAAAACAAATTTTTATTTATTGCCATATATAGAAATGCAAAAAGTAAAAGATCTATATGAAATAGATTTCCAAACAAAAAATGAAGCTTTGAAATATATAATAAAAGAAATGAAAATTGATACAAATGAAATAAATATATTAATATCACATGAATATGTTGCTGGAGGAATAGAAAGCGATTCTGAAAGAATATTATCAATAGGAGGAACAGAATATATTGATCCTCAAATATTGAAAGACTTCGATTATGTTGCACTTGGACATTTACATGGACCGCAAAAAATAAAATATGAAAAAATAAGATATTCAGGTTCACTCATGAAATATTCATTCAGTGAAACTAATCAAAAAAAAGGAATGAATTTAATAGAAATAAATCAAAAAAATGATATAAAAATAAAACAAATAAACTTCAAACCAAAAAGAGATATGAAAATAATAAAAGGGTTATTCAATGAAATAATAAAAATGGAAAATACTGATGATTATTTACACATAATAATAGAAGATCAAGAACCAATATATGAAGCAATAAACAAATTGAGAACAAAATATCCAAACGTACTATCATTAGAATTTCCTAATCTAAAAACTAATAATGATATAAAAACAAATAAAAAAAATATCAAAAATATATCACCAAATGAATTATTCTATTATTTTTATGAAGAAATTAAAGGGAAAAAAATAAATGAAAATCAAAAAACATATACAAATAAACTTTTTGAAGAAATACTAAAAGAAAGAAGTGAAGAATAA
- a CDS encoding YihY/virulence factor BrkB family protein, with the protein MNKTKIYKLYKKIQKDQVNAISGELTYFLILSIFPFLIFFLNILNYTGIPHEILISELIITLPEQTQQLLNNIIKEISHNSSGTLLSISFILTLWTGSIGITAMIRAINKAYNIIENRSYIKIKLISLIFTIFLALLIIIVLTMLVFGQIIGNKIFVYFGVSKFFKDFWEIIRKVIPLIAMILTFAMLYKIAPAQQKNLKIKLKQTIPGAVFTTIGWIISSHIFSLYINNYANYSTMYGSLGGIIILLIWLYITSMMIIIGAEINGININPI; encoded by the coding sequence ATGAATAAAACAAAAATTTATAAACTCTATAAAAAAATACAAAAAGATCAAGTAAATGCAATAAGTGGAGAACTAACATATTTTCTAATACTTTCTATATTTCCATTTTTGATATTCTTTTTAAATATATTAAATTATACGGGAATACCCCATGAAATACTGATAAGTGAATTAATAATAACATTACCGGAACAAACTCAACAACTTTTAAATAACATAATAAAAGAAATCTCTCATAATAGTTCTGGAACTCTTTTATCTATAAGTTTTATATTGACATTATGGACTGGATCAATAGGAATAACAGCGATGATAAGAGCTATAAATAAAGCTTATAACATAATAGAAAACAGATCATATATAAAAATAAAATTAATTTCATTAATTTTTACAATATTCTTGGCATTATTAATAATAATAGTTTTAACAATGCTTGTATTTGGACAAATAATAGGAAACAAAATATTTGTATATTTTGGAGTTTCAAAATTTTTTAAAGATTTTTGGGAAATAATAAGAAAAGTAATACCTTTAATCGCTATGATATTGACTTTTGCAATGCTTTATAAAATAGCTCCTGCACAACAAAAAAATTTAAAAATAAAATTAAAACAAACAATTCCTGGTGCAGTATTCACAACTATAGGTTGGATAATATCTTCTCATATATTTTCATTATATATAAACAATTATGCAAATTATTCTACAATGTATGGTAGTTTAGGGGGAATAATAATACTATTAATTTGGTTATATATAACAAGTATGATGATAATAATAGGTGCTGAAATAAATGGAATAAACATAAATCCAATATAA
- a CDS encoding methyl-accepting chemotaxis protein translates to MKSKLSLTMKFLIPIVIILIVLSSLFLTRLYNEIYNTIYKQKQETLLYLVDISSGIINSFEEKFESNEISLEDIYEQLRILIPQMKYDDNNYIFVYDFKGNIVVPYGGRKIGENFINMQDSDGKYIVQDFIDIAKKDKSGFYDYNFEKPNSNLVAPKLSYIDSSNSLDFFWGTGFYIDDIQKEVLNVFISDLILFIISTIISIIIISFIGFFIRKRIKSINEKIADFGSGNLKVSFEEKGSDEISYMSYNLNIMVSKLRTIVSDIIEITSNLNISSDELKKVSEESSSSTEELVAQTDNITDNAINASSNVEEISSGVHEVATSAQMVAKAAQGINISAEETTEASESGSEIIKKIEQTINLAKNKSEESQKEVSILKERADNVSKIIETINSITEQTSLLALNAAIEAARAGEAGKGFAVVAEEIRKLAEESSKATSEIGIILQDIRSSTSSVNDSSIENTNIITQIYNEMGRVTSQFDRIKNMVEKMNSEIENMTATSEEQSASAEEMGAAMTKVSSIVNEIALQIKESSKAIDSLSTVQNDLHYKAENLDTVSKNLKNIISQFDV, encoded by the coding sequence ATGAAATCAAAACTAAGTCTTACAATGAAATTTCTGATACCTATAGTTATAATTTTAATTGTTTTGAGTAGTTTATTTTTAACAAGGCTTTATAATGAGATATATAATACTATTTATAAACAAAAACAAGAAACCCTTTTATATCTAGTTGATATTTCAAGTGGAATTATTAATTCTTTTGAAGAAAAATTTGAGAGTAATGAAATTTCTTTAGAAGATATTTATGAGCAGTTGAGAATTTTAATTCCTCAGATGAAGTATGATGATAATAATTATATTTTTGTTTATGATTTTAAAGGGAATATTGTAGTTCCTTATGGTGGAAGAAAAATAGGTGAGAATTTTATAAATATGCAAGATAGTGATGGAAAATATATTGTGCAAGATTTTATAGATATCGCTAAGAAAGATAAAAGTGGATTTTATGATTATAATTTTGAAAAACCTAATTCTAATTTAGTTGCACCAAAACTTTCTTATATCGATTCTTCTAATAGTTTAGATTTCTTTTGGGGAACTGGGTTTTATATAGATGATATTCAAAAAGAAGTTCTTAATGTTTTTATATCTGATTTGATACTTTTTATAATATCAACTATTATTTCTATAATCATTATAAGTTTTATAGGGTTTTTTATAAGGAAGAGGATTAAAAGCATTAATGAAAAAATTGCAGATTTTGGTTCTGGAAATTTAAAAGTTTCTTTTGAAGAAAAAGGTTCTGATGAAATTTCTTATATGTCCTATAATTTAAATATTATGGTCTCAAAACTAAGAACTATTGTTTCTGATATTATAGAAATTACTTCCAATTTAAATATTTCAAGTGATGAACTTAAAAAAGTTTCTGAAGAAAGTTCTTCTTCTACAGAAGAACTCGTCGCTCAAACTGATAATATAACCGATAATGCTATAAATGCAAGTTCTAATGTAGAAGAAATCTCTTCTGGAGTTCATGAAGTTGCAACAAGTGCTCAAATGGTTGCAAAAGCAGCTCAGGGGATTAATATTTCAGCTGAAGAGACTACCGAAGCTTCTGAGTCTGGTTCCGAAATAATAAAAAAAATAGAACAAACTATTAATTTGGCAAAAAATAAATCAGAAGAATCTCAAAAAGAAGTTTCCATACTTAAAGAACGTGCTGATAATGTTAGTAAGATTATAGAGACTATTAATTCTATAACTGAACAAACAAGTTTATTAGCTTTAAATGCAGCCATTGAAGCAGCTCGAGCAGGTGAAGCTGGTAAAGGTTTTGCAGTTGTAGCAGAAGAGATCAGAAAACTTGCTGAAGAGAGTTCTAAAGCAACTTCTGAAATAGGTATTATTTTACAGGATATTAGAAGTTCTACTTCTTCTGTTAATGATTCATCAATAGAAAATACTAATATAATAACTCAAATTTATAATGAGATGGGAAGAGTAACCTCTCAATTTGATAGAATTAAAAATATGGTTGAGAAGATGAATTCAGAAATAGAAAATATGACAGCTACAAGTGAAGAACAAAGTGCTTCAGCTGAAGAAATGGGAGCTGCAATGACAAAAGTTTCTTCTATTGTAAATGAAATTGCTTTACAAATAAAAGAATCTTCTAAAGCAATAGACAGTCTTTCTACAGTACAGAATGATTTACATTATAAAGCTGAAAATCTTGATACTGTTTCTAAAAATTTAAAAAATATTATCTCACAGTTTGATGTTTAA
- a CDS encoding AAA family ATPase yields MKPIKLKLKAFGPFLEEQNIDFLKLQKEGLFLITGPTGAGKTTIFDAICFALYGIGSMGERGNLNSRSDFADEETDTKIEFEFMLKEKLVKIKRNPSYIRKRKRGEGITEQKADASLKVYENEKLIIQENGYIQVTKKVEEILNLNYEQFRQIMMIPQGEFRTFLTADSNQRADIFKKIFNIKIYEKFEDKIDENYKKISAELEKNKLKIKTISEKVYINTKEYTELIKNDYINTEDIKIQIEKEIKKIDEEKQKTILEKNKKQKEQKENNQRYEQIKNTNELIAKKENIELEIKELLNKEKYIKEIEKILEKIKKTEKIVPYEKKYEEQISERLEKQEKINSEEQELRKNIEKQSIISENLLKIEKEYQKISAIKKLNEELEENIKKIQILKEKEEFYKKISKQLYEKEKYIKEKQKIIDINKINLEKNEKYIEESENIDSTMTNEHIKEKQKILKSIKIIDQKYLQFETTLEEYEKKQKEKNSIEMNLQNLRKEQNEKIEKLLKNQSYKIAETLKEGQPCPVCGSINHPNPAKTHTEIINQEEIEYLNKKIEKEEEEKQNIQKKYEIINKKYNELESFIKHEYIRICQEKNIKNELDQKKHIKNLIKETQEELEKLMEKYVKERNQIEEIKQIKENNKQIKENLKKYEKEEKSIQIEIDQIKKTETEEKIKIDQIKNEIKNKTEQEIIKERDKNIKFIQEIEEKYKFYKKENDQLLEKINSQKGIINLLKEDIGILNEKIEYTLKELKEKLEEYKMKDLEEYKKFKNKINEINKLEEEIKEYDEQTQNKKIILKNLEEMTKNLQKTDENPILKEIEKTENEIELLIKKESNIDYKIKDFKSIIEEINEIQKETEKQEKNYKMIKELRDIAKGNNESRISLSKYVLAYYFEEILDQSNQRLKKLTENRYKLFRASKVLDARKNEGLEIMVFDNYTAKEREIKTLSGGESFKAALSLALGLADIVQKHSGGVSLDTIFIDEGFGSLDNNSLDNAIEVLSQLNANGRMVGIISHVNELKERINSKIEIIPNKKGSIIKRGI; encoded by the coding sequence ATGAAACCTATAAAATTAAAATTAAAAGCATTCGGCCCATTTCTTGAAGAACAAAACATAGATTTTTTAAAATTACAAAAAGAAGGTTTATTTTTAATAACAGGACCTACTGGAGCTGGGAAAACAACTATTTTTGATGCTATATGTTTTGCTTTATATGGAATTGGATCGATGGGAGAAAGAGGGAACTTAAACTCAAGATCCGACTTCGCAGATGAAGAAACTGATACTAAAATAGAATTCGAATTTATGCTCAAAGAAAAACTCGTGAAAATAAAAAGGAATCCTTCGTATATAAGAAAAAGAAAAAGAGGAGAAGGAATAACAGAACAAAAAGCAGATGCATCATTAAAAGTTTATGAAAATGAAAAATTAATAATACAAGAAAATGGATACATTCAAGTAACAAAGAAAGTAGAAGAAATATTAAATTTAAACTATGAACAATTCAGACAAATAATGATGATACCTCAAGGTGAATTTAGGACATTCTTAACGGCTGATTCAAATCAAAGAGCTGATATTTTTAAGAAAATATTTAATATAAAAATATATGAAAAATTTGAAGATAAAATAGATGAAAATTATAAAAAAATAAGTGCAGAACTCGAAAAAAATAAATTGAAGATAAAAACAATATCAGAAAAAGTATATATAAACACAAAAGAATACACAGAATTAATAAAAAACGATTACATAAATACAGAGGATATAAAAATACAAATAGAAAAAGAAATAAAAAAAATAGATGAAGAAAAACAAAAAACAATATTAGAAAAAAATAAAAAACAAAAAGAACAAAAAGAAAATAATCAAAGATATGAACAAATAAAAAATACAAATGAATTAATAGCAAAAAAGGAAAACATAGAATTAGAAATAAAAGAACTATTAAATAAAGAAAAATATATAAAAGAAATAGAAAAAATATTGGAAAAAATAAAAAAAACAGAGAAAATAGTACCTTATGAAAAAAAATACGAAGAACAAATATCTGAAAGATTAGAAAAACAAGAAAAAATAAACTCAGAAGAACAAGAACTAAGAAAAAATATAGAAAAACAAAGTATAATATCAGAAAATTTATTAAAAATAGAAAAAGAATATCAAAAAATATCAGCAATAAAAAAATTAAATGAAGAATTAGAAGAAAATATAAAAAAAATACAGATTTTAAAAGAAAAAGAAGAATTTTATAAAAAAATAAGCAAACAATTATATGAAAAAGAAAAATATATAAAAGAAAAACAAAAAATTATAGACATAAATAAAATAAATCTTGAAAAAAACGAAAAATATATAGAAGAAAGTGAAAATATAGATTCAACAATGACAAATGAACATATAAAAGAAAAACAAAAAATCTTAAAATCAATTAAAATTATTGATCAAAAATACCTACAATTTGAAACAACTTTAGAAGAATATGAAAAAAAACAAAAAGAAAAAAATTCTATCGAAATGAACTTACAAAATCTCAGAAAAGAACAAAATGAAAAAATAGAAAAATTATTAAAAAATCAGTCTTATAAAATTGCAGAAACATTAAAAGAAGGTCAACCATGTCCAGTATGTGGTTCTATAAATCACCCAAATCCAGCAAAAACTCACACCGAAATCATAAATCAAGAAGAAATAGAATATTTAAATAAAAAAATAGAAAAAGAAGAAGAAGAAAAACAAAATATACAAAAAAAATATGAAATAATAAATAAAAAATACAATGAATTAGAATCATTTATAAAACATGAATATATAAGAATATGTCAAGAAAAAAATATAAAAAATGAATTAGACCAAAAAAAACATATAAAAAATTTAATTAAAGAAACTCAAGAAGAATTAGAAAAATTAATGGAAAAATATGTAAAAGAAAGAAATCAAATAGAAGAAATAAAACAAATAAAAGAAAATAATAAACAAATAAAAGAAAATTTAAAAAAATATGAGAAAGAAGAAAAAAGTATACAAATTGAAATAGATCAAATAAAAAAAACTGAAACAGAAGAAAAAATAAAAATAGATCAAATAAAAAATGAAATAAAAAATAAAACAGAACAAGAAATAATAAAAGAAAGAGATAAAAATATTAAATTTATACAAGAAATAGAAGAAAAATATAAATTTTATAAAAAAGAAAATGATCAATTATTAGAAAAAATAAACTCCCAAAAAGGTATAATAAATTTATTAAAAGAAGATATTGGAATTTTAAATGAAAAAATAGAATACACATTAAAAGAATTAAAAGAAAAATTAGAAGAATATAAAATGAAAGATTTAGAGGAATATAAAAAATTTAAAAATAAAATAAATGAAATAAACAAATTAGAAGAAGAAATAAAAGAATATGATGAACAAACTCAAAATAAAAAAATTATATTAAAAAATCTTGAAGAAATGACAAAAAATCTACAAAAAACAGATGAAAATCCAATATTAAAAGAAATAGAAAAAACTGAAAATGAAATTGAATTATTAATAAAAAAAGAGTCAAATATAGACTATAAAATAAAAGATTTTAAATCAATTATTGAAGAAATAAATGAAATTCAAAAAGAAACAGAAAAACAAGAAAAAAATTATAAAATGATAAAAGAATTGAGAGATATTGCAAAAGGCAACAATGAATCTAGAATAAGTTTAAGCAAATATGTACTTGCTTATTATTTTGAAGAAATATTAGATCAATCAAATCAAAGATTAAAAAAATTAACTGAAAATAGATATAAACTTTTTAGAGCTTCAAAAGTATTAGATGCAAGAAAAAATGAAGGACTTGAAATAATGGTATTTGATAATTATACAGCTAAAGAAAGAGAAATAAAAACTTTATCCGGAGGAGAAAGTTTTAAAGCGGCTTTATCGTTAGCTTTAGGCCTTGCGGATATAGTACAAAAACATTCTGGTGGCGTATCTTTAGATACTATATTTATAGATGAAGGATTTGGAAGTCTTGATAATAACTCTTTAGATAATGCAATAGAAGTATTGTCTCAATTAAATGCAAATGGAAGAATGGTTGGAATAATATCTCATGTAAATGAATTAAAAGAAAGAATAAATTCGAAGATAGAAATAATACCAAATAAAAAAGGAAGTATTATAAAAAGAGGGATTTAA